The stretch of DNA AATCACACTTTAGaagattattttttaaattaatataataatgattttcttttcttctgcTTTAAGAGATGCAGGCTACTTTGGATAATTTATTAAaggaaataaatttaaatttttcgaGGATATACACCTTGAATTTAATAGctttaattatataaaaaattTGTCTAAAATACCTTTATCTCTCTCCCATGCCTCATTTAATTTACAATAAAAAGTATGCTTCTTATTTCTTAACCTTAAATATTGGGAACAAATTAAGTTGATCAAAACCAGTAATATTTGAGATAAGATGAAGTATTAattaaacaaacaaaaaaaagaaagatggaGAAAGCGTACGACGTCGTATGAAAACTGTTGAATACCCCCGAAAGGCAAACGAAACCAGTGGTATCCTGAAAAACTACACTGAAATTTGGTGTAAAATGGAGATGTTATCTCAAAAATCTAGGCGTGTCTCATACCTGCAAATGCAATGTGTCAATTATCCAAGCGTCCCCTACTGTTACAACTTTTGctgtttctcttttttttttttttaaaaagcaaACACTTAACACAAATACATATAATAATTTCCTACTAGCTTTTAAGAAAATGTCATGGTTTTAGTAATTTCTACTCTACCAAATCCCAAAACTTCAATTTCTATAGTAGAAAAGGAGTTATACACAGTAGATTGATTAAGGAGAGATGGAGAAGGTGTACAAGGTTTCTGGTGGAGATGATTTAATGGAGTTttataaaagagaaattgggtttTCTCAGCCCAGAAAATTCTCTCGCCGAATTTCTGCTTCTGAGGTTTGATTTATTCCCCCACTTTTATTTCAGCTAAAATCATCATATCTTTGGATTTGTTATTTTGGGTctgatttttttttgttattggGTCTTATGGGAGCGAAAAAATGTGATTTTTCCCGCTGATTGAACTGTATATGAATACTTTCTCTAGTTTgatcaaattctttttttttagtATGGTCAGGTAGCACTTGAACTCTACTTActaatactactactactactaacaAAACAACAACTACgactcagtcccaaacaagttgggtcGGCTCTGTACAACAAACAATAACAAACCCAGTCGGCTCTGTACAACAAACAATAACAAACCCAGCTAAATGACACATGTGAGGTCTGGGTAGGTTAGtgtgtacgcagtcttacccctaCCCATAAAGTCAGATGcggagaggttgtttccgatataTCGCTTAAGGAACGGTAAAAATAAAGCAACAAGCAAAACACATTAAATAAAAATCCATTTAAACTCATCTCTTACAGATGACTATTATAACTGATTCAACTAGCTCAGAGATGAGGGCTAACTGATGTAATGGTGACATATTAAGTATTCCATCAAGCATTAAAACTTCAACTAGATTATTACctacaattttttttttggggATTGACACTGACAAGTTTATTCTTAGTTGCCACTTTCTAACAACCTAGCATTTAGTAGAATGGACTTAAGGTTTTTTTTTCTCTATGAATTTCAGAATATTTGGGGACTTGGGGACTAGAATTTTGAGTTTGTTTAATCAGTTTCCTTCCCGATAGCGATATCTGATGTGAGATTTTGGTGACTTACAGTATGCCAATATAGATAAATAATGACGCCTTTCATACTCTGTAATGATCTAGTCTCTGTTACTGCTATTTTTCGTATAAAAGTCATACTTTAATATGCAAAGTTTTAACATTTAATGTGAAGGTAATTCAGATCCATGAGGTAATTTATTCGATAAATACTGAAGATAAATATTGATACTATTTATCTTTAAATaaccttataaaaaaaaataaaaatcaaaaggaTAAATAAATAACTATGCCTTTCATATGCTTTAATGACAGTATCTGCTGCTACTTATGTTCGTGTAATGTCGTACTTTTATATGCAAAAAATTTCACGTTGATGTGAAGGTAATTCAAAATCTAGGTGAAATTTTATTCTGCTTTGTCTAAGGTGTTTGCAAATTCATGAACATACATTGTGAGCCACTGAGAGAGTTCCTTTTGTATAATTGTGGGTCAGGCTATGGTCAAGCGACTGGATTTATATGGCAAGTTAACTGGTCATGAAGGATGTGTAAACACAATAGACTTCAATGCCACCGGTGATGTTCTTGTCTCGGGTTCTGATGATAGAAGAGTGATACAATGGGACTGGGCAACGAGAACCTCAAAGTTGTCTTATCCATCAGGTCACATGGACAATATATTCCAGGCAAAGTTCATGCCCTTCACGGATGATCGTAAAATAGTAACTGCATCCGCTGATGGTCAGGTATGTTTGCCATCTTACGCACTATAATATATGGAACATGCGAGACAGGAAACATAGAGCAAATGCTTTATTGAATGGTTCTGGCAATAGTATTTAAATGCGACATTTTCTTTTGTCCAAGTATAATTTTACACACATTTGTTATCTGCATATATATACATTCAGCTGTAGTTTCTGTATAATGAAGCGATACTTTAGACCTGCTGAGTCTGCTGCTTCATATCTCTAATTTGACAAAGGCCAAAGAAGATGATTGTGGCTCTGACTCCTATGTGCTTATTTTCAACGTATTGCAAGCACTGCTGCAGGTGAGGCTTGGTTTATTGCTGGAGAATGGTCGGGTAGAAACAAAAAGAGTAGGAAAGCACCAAGGTCGTGTACATAAGCTTGCTGTGGAACCAGGAAGTCCCTACATACTTTATAGCTGCGGTGAAGATGGTTTTGTTCAACACGTAGGTCGCCACGCGCTTCTTTACTTGTTACATTGTTCTCTTTTCATGTTATTTTGCCGTGACTTGCATTATTGTGCAGTATGATCTGCGCAGTAATTCTTCCTCGAAGCTTTTACGTTGCTCGTCATTTGCGGAAAACAATAAACACTCGAGCAGCATAAGGTTGAATGGCATTGTGATAGACCCAAGAAATCCTAACTACTTTGCTGTAGGAGGTTCCGATGAATATGCGCGTGTATATGACATCAGAATGTACCAAATGGATGCAAGAACCAGTTCGGATAGGCCAATCAACACATTTTGTCCTCATCACCTGATTAAGACAAATGATGTTCATATTACAGCACTGACTTACTCAAACACAAGTGAATTGCTGGTTTCATACAATGACGAACTGATATACTTGTTTCAGAAGAACATGGGATTGAGTCCGGCTCCTTTGTCTTTGCAAGGTGAAGACTTGGACAAGTTGGAAAAACCACAGGTTTATTCAGGACACAGAAATTCACAGACAGTTAAAGGAGTGAGTTTCTTTGGTCCGAATGATGAATATGTATTGACCGGGTCTGATTGTGGGCATATATTTATCTGGAAGAAAAAGGACGCCAAGCTTGTCCGCTTGATGGTCGGTGATAGGCACATTGTAAATCAGCTTAAGCCCCATCCCTGTATCCCTGTTCTTGCTACATGTGGAATAGAAAAGACCATAAAGATTTGGGCTCCCACATCCAAAGATGTTACTCCTTTGCCTCCTGATGTTCAAGAGGTGCAAATCCTAGTACTTCTGTTAAAGTTTTTATGTTTGTCTAATACCTGATGACTTATGATTTCTCCACTTTGTCTTGATCTAAGCAGATAATGGAAGCTAATAGGCGAGGCCGAGAGGACCACTCAAGGGTTACACTCACCCCAGACATGATAATGCATGTTTTACGTCTGCACAGGAGGCAAGCACTGGCTTATATTGAGAGACGAGAAAATTCGGAGGATGTTGATAGTGACGAGGATGAAGGGGGAGGCGCTTTTGTGTTAGGATTCTCAGATGGTGAGGAGGGAGAAAATTCCGAATGCAGCATTAGCTAGTCCATATGTTTCTTATCCGCCAGCAcaattttctttttctgttttacTTCGTGTCCTCGCTGAGGGCCATTTTTGCTCCTATCATGGCTCGGTCAGTTCATGCATCTTATAGTGGTTGAGCATTCACATGTTCAGGGAAACATCTTTCTTTAAAGTTGGTGCTTGCTGCCATGTTCCAGCAAACATGGTTAATAAGTGGGTGGTGTAATCTGTAGCCACTTAAATCAAATTGAATAGTTCATCTGTAAATTCTTCTATCCTGTCCTGGCCAAAGTATAAGAGAATGGTTTAATCTTGAAAGTTTGTTCCTTTTCAGAATCCATCATTTACTTGGTATATGTGCTTGTAGTTCTGTGGACTTCATTATCTGGAGTCAACTCAAGTCCAAAGCTATTATCTTATCTTGCATTATCTATTTTGACATTGCACAGCAACAAAGTTGCTAACCGATAATTTTGCACCAATTTACGCCCTTTTGCCTGTATTTTCTCACTTATTTAAAGAACTCATTTGCTCTCTTTCCTAAGAGCTTATCAACTCATGTATAACTGAATAAAGCACAATATTTCACACTATGACAGATGTATATGCTTCTTAAATTATACTAATAAGTACTCCTTTCATTTACTGGGCATATCATTTGGTTTGTCGTCCATATTTTTGTACTTGTAAAAGGAAGCAACCACAAGGAAATAAATGAAGAGCCAGAAGACATTGTCCATTCTTCCATCATTGATATTGTCATGGTTGATTGTCTTTGAACCAGATCAATCAACACGTTCCCCAAATAGAACGCGATGCCAATAAACAATGAGACCATTGCAGTAGAGGTGTTCTTCAATGATGTTGGAAAATCTTGGTAAAAAAACGCGATATGTCCTGGAAAATGGAATCCTTCTTCGATTCCATTCAAAGCTAGCTGTGGCAATAGCCAAAAGACTGATAATGGAACAATAGCATCCTTTTGTCCTTGGAGGTGGTGTGATCTACCTATTCTCAGTCGCCAAGACTCCACCATAAgtgatattcggcttaaagtatgtatatttataaGCATATTGCCTCGCATTTTACTCATGTTTCATAAATTtcggatgtgtaatgtaataatTTGTTAGTTcgtggtatttttatgtgtaggagtcatCCGGAGATAATGTGGGACGAAGGTGCACGATTTGAAGCAAAAAGGGAACAAAGTGAAAAATTTGGACAGTGTAACACCCAGGGTAGTGTGGGGCGTTATCTGTGGCGCAGTTTTCagaattcccagcgccagggctagcgccgcACGCTACCCTGGGTGCTGGGTGACAGGAACTTGTCCTATTTCGTtcgggacttggttatttcgaccCAAGAcgccccaactcgtataaaagcaagTTATAAATCTATTTTGGAGGGGGAGACACCACTTTGAGAGAAAAATACAAGTACGAAACCCTCAGGAGCACGATTGTCATCAATTCTTCCATCCTTCATTTAGTATTCATaacttttatgtttgaaaacaatattttaattattgttgtgaacatgagtggctaagaacctcatTATTCTAGGGTTATGGGTCGTTCTTGACTATAGTAATTTGACGGTTGATTGTTTTGCTTGATTTTATCATACTAAtttgtttattcaatcttgcacttaattattctattgcgtagctaacaatagagtactatttacgaatttatagttgaacttgaaagtgaaaactatagattgcatataggattgagtagagtaagttcttgaattCGGACATCGGAGAATAGATTCACGCGCGATTAGGATAGATATATTCTAGTTGTCTGACTTGATTATTTTTTCTAGGAAATATATATGTGTTTTTGTCAAGtttgattctatagacatatagtcttagggtggcttgaataggcgagcgaAGCGTCGAAAGAACTTTGCGATCATAATAAACTATGTTAATCAACATATTAGATAAGTCAAGTGATTACATCAACCGGAAAAACGCAATAGGAGAGACGTTAATCCCATAATTTTTTCTAAGTGTTGTTTGCTCCACTTGCGATCTTATTTTCTTACTTGCTTATTAGTTCGTAGTAATTTAGTTACAAAAATCACAATCATCTTCTTCACACTCAATTGAGcattaaatttataaatagctTGGATTGGACAATAGTTAATCATAAATCCTCGTGGGAATGATACtttcttatcactttattacttgtcgatcacgtatacttgtgtgtgcgttTGGACCCAACGCGCTTTTGGCGATGTTGCCGGGGATATAGAAATTAACTATTTGTCTGAAATacgcttttatttatttttgttcgaGTGTTAATTTGTTTGACTGTTTCTGACTCTACAGGTGTTCACCTTGAATGCTAAGAAGAAGCAACAATTTGAACAACCTTCCTCTTCCTGATCCTAAATTTTAAAGACTCTTCCACAAGTTAAGGAGGGAGGCAGAAAAAAGAGCAAGAATTGCAGAGTTGGCATTGTAGTCCAACCACATCCAATCGAGATGGCAGAGAATAAAGAAAGGCCGGTGATTGAAGCCGCACGGTCTAGTCTCACTAACATGACTCAGGCTATCGTGAAGCTTGATATAACTGGGCACTTTGAGCTGAAACATTACATGGTGCAACTGATTCAATCCACAGAGCTATTTGTGGGGTTGTCAAGTGAAGATTCCCAAAGGCATATCCAATTTTTTTTTGGAGATTACGGATACATACAACTATCCGAACATCTCCAAGGACGATGTCAGACTAACtttgtttcccttttctctaaTGGGGGAAGCAAAGGAATGGTTAAACAAAGAGCCCCAAGCTCGATCTACACTTGGGATGATAATGGCATgaaaattcttaatcaagtttttttcactaagaagacaaaggcACTGAGTTTCAACAATGACATGGTGAGACTCTTCGTCAAGCTTGAGAAAGATACTAGAAACTCCGCAGAGACTGCCCAGAACCTACcttaatgcaagtattagtaGCTGTTTCTACGACCTGAACCTGTGACTTGTAGatcacaccaatacaacctataATAAAGGGAAAGATGTATACATATAATTGACCGTGCCATTCAAGAATATACAAACTCTAAATCCTAAATTCGACTCTTAACCAAAGGACAAAGAGACAATGGGACATACCTATAATAAAGGGGAAAGTTATCCATCCACCGTTCTTTCGACCAGAAGACGACTGCACTGCTACTTCATCAACATGACTTACTGAATTTTCCATAGTTAGCTACAAGTCAACTTGAGAGAAGAAACTATGTTTATTTCTACTTGCTATGAGTTCTTACGTTTTTTAATAGAAGGCAAAGTTTACCTTGACTTACACGCCATATTTTTACCAACCTTTTTAAAATGTTGCAAGAtgagtatatatattatttggaGAATCTGGTTTAATCTGGCATCTGAAAAACGTTGTCAGAGGCGCAGCCATGATTTCAAGCTTATAAATACTGAAGTCTAATTATTCTAAGTTATTGGGCTGCCAGAATTTAAATCTTATAGATACTGAAATCTAATTATTCTAAGTTATTGGGTTGCCGAACCCGTTCTCGGCACTCTAGCTCCGCTCCTGCTTCCAGTGATTCAGTTTCTGCTTCTCCCTATATGTGACTATGATAGGTGATATTATTTGTTTAAACGCAGTCCAAATAAACAAAAAGTTAGGCGTACCTAAAGTTAGAATAAATAAAAGGAGCTGAATGCGAAATACTATATAGAATATTAAAGTGTGTCTGTTTTCAATATTTTTGGAGGACTTAGCATTAAACTATAGAAAGATGAACATGAAGTCATCTCCTAAATACAGTTTACTGTAATATTTTTCCGAGACAATGATGAGAAAATACTATCAAGTTGGGTATTTTCCACCTCATCAATGTTTAGAAAATGCTGGTGCCGTAATACTAAAATGAGTCAATTAATGCATAGAATAATCCTAGATAATTTAGTATCTTAAAGAAGTACCTTTTCAAGCAATGATGAGAAAATGTcaactctttttttcttatttttaatgATTGTTGTATCCATAATCCAAGGCGATGACAAGACATAGGCTGGCCAAGATTTAAAGGTTGTGAGTATACTTTTGTATTCAACTAGAAGGGAAAATTGCCAAATATATCTctctactttcatatattatttatatttaactTTCGTTATattatcgggccaaatttactcTTACAattagcaaacttttaaaaatacctgTTGATCAGTTAAGTAATTCAAAATTTCtcaaattccttttatttaaatcacttgttgttcttcttgatccactatttttgaaataattgacatttacctgctttctgaattagagaaaacaaataagagaaaaaaatattagataatacaactgaataaacaaagtatagtaaattaaaaaatataaattaggtagttttttaaaattctaaaagtatttacaacattcaaattttaatgaatttattGAACCAAATGTATGAGACTTTGCAAGTACtagtgattgaagttgaagttcctcGGAGGCTTTACATTGCctaattcaactttgctttaattaaatgcTACACATtttgcactcttaagttagtcgatcgaactctatactaactAGGCAATGACAAAATTTATTTGAATATACATGAACATACATGATGATCTATGCAtataatacataataaatagacccactaaattctacggtatgtatatgattgaaaaataaataaaattttaaaccaattttgtttattacaaaaagagaaatgggtgcattggtaataaaaaaaaattatgaataatttgcattgtctagtaactttagcattcacattaatagtaatttttgaaattaaaataatggaccaagaagaacaacaggtgatttaaataaaaggaatttgggagattttggattacttaacagatcaaggggtatttttaaaagtttattgattgtaggggtaaatttggcccgatagtataacagaGGTTAAATGCAGACAATATATTAAAGTAGATGTGTATATTTGGCCTTTTCCCCAACTAAAATCTGTTTGGTATATGTCACTACTAGTATATCACTATTTTTTTTAAAGCCATGTACATATGTTTACATGAAATTTTTGATGAACTTTTTGGGTGCCAGTGACCCTCTCTATACAACATAGGTCCGCCTCTAGATAGGATATACATTCAGAAAGGAGGAGTCCATTACTCAGATGGTCACATAACTATTCAAAATTATCCGGTAAACACAATTAGATTTCTCAAACTTTCGGTGGCcgaaatacctattttaccctctaaattatcaacatTTATCTCTTTTCTTGATTAACAggtgaaaaagaaaaacaatcaaCTTGGACCTTCTGATAATACAAAGTTCAACCACAACATGTCTCCTGTGTCCTGATTTCAATTCACTAAACCAGGTCTGACTCAAATTCATTCATTTACTTAACATGTTCAGTTGATCTACATTGACAATGCTTAGTGACAAATCTGCTAACTGATAATTTTGTTGCAAAAAAGACACCAATTTACACCTTTTGTTAGTAAGCATTCACTCATTTAAAGGATTCATCTCTTTCTTACGGTCACTCAATGGAGACGTTCGCCTTTGTTTGGAATGAAGATGGAATGAAAACATGGAAGCGGCTTCAATTAGTTTATCAGCCTAAGGCTTCGCTCTGTTACCTGTGTCATTCAGAACCCGCTGGCtccaggggggggggggggcagctCCAGAGGCGCTGGCGCCTGGCTTATCAATGCTTGTAAGTTGTAACTGAAGAAAGCTATATACCATGACAACTGTACATGCTTCTTCAATTATAACAATGATCATTTACTAGGCACATCATTTGGTTTGTTGTCCATATTTTTATACTTGTACAAGGAGGAAAACACAAGGTAATAAATGAAGTTTGCTGATCCTAAGACACAACAGAGCCAGAAAACATTATCCATTCTTCCGTCGTTGATATTGTCTGGCAACCATCCTGCTAGTCGTTGAACCAGATCAATCAACCCGTTTCCTATATAGTACGCGATACCAATAAACAGCGCAACCATTGCAGTCGAGGTGCTCTTCAAAGATGCTGGAAATTCTTGGTAATAAAACCCCATATGTCCTGGAAAATGGAACCCTTCTCCAATTCCATTTAGAGCTAGCTGTGGCACGAGCCAAAAGACTGACATTGAAACAATGGCGCCATTTTGGCCTTGGAGATGGTGCGATCTAACGAGCCTCAGCCTCCTGGATTCCACCAGCGCGGAGACAGCCATGCTAACTATAGTCAGCACATGGCCTATTCCAATGCGCTGAAGTGGGGTGATAGAAAAGTGGGTGTACTTAGCTAGAAAAGGGTAGAGTAGTCTATCAATGATTGCTATCATTATACAGGTAAATAACATTATGAAGACTAACATAGAACCAGCTGGGATCTCGAAATGAGGTCCCATATGTCGATCCATTTTGAGAGCTTGAAGAATTAGCAGACTTGATTGCATGACTAGTTGTGTGGATATAAGTAAACCACTAGCCCATAGAGGGAAAAGCttgatcaaacttttcaaatctTCCACTTGCTGCACTGTACATAGTCTCCAGGGGTTCCTAATCGAGCCGTCTGATTTGGTGTCTCCCTCAGTAATAAAAGCTGCATTATTCAAGAACCTGTACAACAGGACTTGATCAGCTAATCAATTTGACAAAGAGTCTAGATAAGCAGAACGATAACGAAAATGGAGGTATACTTGAAGAACTTTGTAGGAACCGGAGAGGTTGTGATTGTGGTTGTATCACTTGGATCATGGTAGTAGCTTTGAGTTTGTTCTGAAAGAGGGACTCTCCATTTCCTAATGGCAGCGACAATACAACGTGCTAAGTTGACGAAAGGGCTGCCTCCTTGTTCCTTAACATGGCGATAGAAACGTTTCCCAATGAGAAACATTGCCAGGCCAAGGATGTTAAAAGCCAAAGAGATACCAAAACCCCATGACCAACTAATATTGTCCTCCACATAA from Nicotiana tomentosiformis chromosome 11, ASM39032v3, whole genome shotgun sequence encodes:
- the LOC104110164 gene encoding uncharacterized protein, which translates into the protein MEKVYKVSGGDDLMEFYKREIGFSQPRKFSRRISASEAMVKRLDLYGKLTGHEGCVNTIDFNATGDVLVSGSDDRRVIQWDWATRTSKLSYPSGHMDNIFQAKFMPFTDDRKIVTASADGQVRLGLLLENGRVETKRVGKHQGRVHKLAVEPGSPYILYSCGEDGFVQHYDLRSNSSSKLLRCSSFAENNKHSSSIRLNGIVIDPRNPNYFAVGGSDEYARVYDIRMYQMDARTSSDRPINTFCPHHLIKTNDVHITALTYSNTSELLVSYNDELIYLFQKNMGLSPAPLSLQGEDLDKLEKPQVYSGHRNSQTVKGVSFFGPNDEYVLTGSDCGHIFIWKKKDAKLVRLMVGDRHIVNQLKPHPCIPVLATCGIEKTIKIWAPTSKDVTPLPPDVQEIMEANRRGREDHSRVTLTPDMIMHVLRLHRRQALAYIERRENSEDVDSDEDEGGGAFVLGFSDGEEGENSECSIS
- the LOC104091986 gene encoding protein NRT1/ PTR FAMILY 2.7-like codes for the protein MEKSKRDVDEAAMQSSSGRKNGGWITFPFIIATMAGLSLASGGWNSNLIVFLINEFNMKSIKAAKVYNVVNGCTTLFPILGGIIADSYLGCFSVIWISSLISALGILFLLLTAAIDVLRPAACDDGSSLCTSPSKHQYAVLYVAMGLASLGVAGTRFTIAPMGANQFDNPKHQAIFFDWYIFAFYTSFAISTTAIVYVEDNISWSWGFGISLAFNILGLAMFLIGKRFYRHVKEQGGSPFVNLARCIVAAIRKWRVPLSEQTQSYYHDPSDTTTITTSPVPTKFFKFLNNAAFITEGDTKSDGSIRNPWRLCTVQQVEDLKSLIKLFPLWASGLLISTQLVMQSSLLILQALKMDRHMGPHFEIPAGSMLVFIMLFTCIMIAIIDRLLYPFLAKYTHFSITPLQRIGIGHVLTIVSMAVSALVESRRLRLVRSHHLQGQNGAIVSMSVFWLVPQLALNGIGEGFHFPGHMGFYYQEFPASLKSTSTAMVALFIGIAYYIGNGLIDLVQRLAGWLPDNINDGRMDNVFWLCCVLGSANFIYYLVFSSLYKYKNMDNKPNDVPSK